A section of the Marinoscillum sp. 108 genome encodes:
- a CDS encoding DUF6089 family protein: MGKYKLIFLFLLPLTLSAQFVEFGGGLGVSHYTGDLNGVPRLDHTNLAGSGIYRLNFSDIVSFKFAFTAGSISGDDSKPVDALGENRQYQFKHNFLELSGVFEYHFMSYRSEKYKNKWSPYAFFGLGFVKLNNTATAYEDYLRIQPVLPMGGGVKFLLSKRFTLAGELGARKTFFDYLDGISDGDQSIKNYQYGNPNDKDWYFYTGISLTYVLYKIPCPFPYIPNKSILNRIRAY, encoded by the coding sequence TTGGGTAAGTACAAACTCATTTTTCTTTTTTTACTACCTCTCACGCTTTCAGCTCAGTTTGTCGAGTTTGGAGGAGGTTTGGGGGTTAGCCATTATACGGGTGATTTGAATGGTGTGCCCAGGTTGGATCATACCAACCTTGCCGGATCAGGAATCTATCGCCTCAATTTTTCGGATATAGTAAGCTTCAAATTTGCCTTTACAGCCGGGAGTATCTCTGGGGATGACAGTAAGCCTGTTGATGCTTTGGGAGAGAATCGCCAATATCAATTTAAGCACAATTTTCTGGAGTTAAGTGGGGTGTTTGAGTACCATTTCATGAGCTACCGATCAGAAAAGTATAAAAACAAGTGGTCTCCTTATGCTTTTTTTGGATTGGGGTTTGTCAAGCTTAACAATACGGCCACAGCTTATGAGGACTATCTACGTATCCAACCCGTGCTCCCGATGGGTGGAGGAGTGAAGTTCCTTTTGAGTAAGAGATTTACGCTGGCAGGTGAACTCGGAGCTCGCAAGACCTTCTTCGACTACCTCGATGGAATATCAGATGGGGATCAGAGTATCAAAAACTATCAATATGGTAATCCCAATGATAAGGATTGGTATTTCTATACCGGGATCAGTCTGACTTATGTGCTTTACAAAATCCCTTGCCCTTTCCCCTACATCCCAAACAAATCTATCCTTAACCGCATACGGGCCTATTAA